A single genomic interval of Arthrobacter globiformis harbors:
- a CDS encoding MDR family MFS transporter, with the protein MTHRQIMEALTGLLAAFFTAILSSTIVANALPTIMSELKGTQTDFAWVITAALLANAATTPIWGKLADLFDKKILVQLSIVIFVAGSVMAGLSQTIPLLLTARVVQGIAMGGLTALAQAIIGSMIPPRDRGKYSGYMGAVMAVGTAGGPLLGGFIVDSPLGWRWTFFVCVPLAVVALILLQITLKIQHVKRPAKIDWLGSILLTTGVSLLLIWVSFAGNPDYYDWWSWQSALMVGGGVVLLSLLVVVESKVEQPIIPLKIISERTTALAIWASVAVGVAMFGSSTFLGQYFQVARGATPTEAGLLTLPMIAGNLIGSVVSGQMISRTGKWKRYLVAGSVLLIGGLGLAGTMDHTTELWQSGVFTAILGLGLGMLMQNLVLAVQNTVSASDIGTASASVAFFRSVGGAIGVSVLGAIMSNRVKELATQGLADAGIKAGSGSSGASLDLADMPAPIRDIMRAAYGDATAEIFLIAGAIAVVALIAVLLIKEQPLRRTVDIRPEAADAEPASDQESGLGSGLPAAEYSDDDLEREFAEVLSRQRVDDAKAPSYQPGRQPAAEPVLPMNEPPVRARTMLAEMHNKPADLVPLIQETQGLLAEQQLQLAAALNAVARQAEQQRAIAQEQARVGAELKALSRRLAKERKLQSAAAHYIASHGKHRGE; encoded by the coding sequence ATGACGCACCGGCAGATCATGGAGGCCCTGACCGGGCTCCTGGCGGCCTTCTTCACCGCGATCCTCAGCAGCACCATCGTGGCCAACGCGCTGCCCACCATCATGTCCGAGCTCAAGGGCACGCAGACGGACTTCGCGTGGGTCATCACCGCCGCACTGCTGGCCAACGCGGCCACCACCCCGATCTGGGGCAAACTCGCTGACCTGTTCGACAAGAAGATCCTGGTCCAGCTCAGCATCGTGATCTTCGTGGCGGGATCGGTGATGGCCGGCCTGTCCCAGACCATCCCGCTGCTGCTGACGGCCCGCGTTGTCCAGGGCATCGCCATGGGCGGCCTGACCGCGCTGGCCCAGGCGATCATCGGTTCCATGATCCCGCCGCGGGACCGCGGAAAGTACTCCGGCTACATGGGTGCGGTCATGGCCGTCGGCACGGCCGGCGGACCGCTGCTTGGCGGCTTCATCGTTGACAGCCCGCTCGGCTGGCGCTGGACGTTCTTCGTCTGCGTGCCGCTCGCCGTCGTCGCCCTGATCCTGCTGCAGATTACCCTCAAGATCCAGCACGTCAAGCGGCCTGCCAAGATCGACTGGCTCGGCTCAATCCTCCTGACCACCGGCGTCAGCCTGCTCCTGATCTGGGTGTCGTTCGCCGGCAACCCCGACTACTACGACTGGTGGTCTTGGCAGTCGGCACTGATGGTGGGCGGCGGCGTGGTGCTGCTGTCGCTGCTCGTTGTGGTCGAATCCAAGGTTGAACAGCCCATCATCCCGCTGAAGATCATCTCCGAGCGCACCACCGCCCTGGCGATCTGGGCCTCCGTGGCCGTGGGCGTGGCGATGTTCGGGTCCTCGACCTTCCTGGGCCAGTATTTCCAGGTGGCACGCGGCGCAACGCCCACCGAGGCTGGCCTCCTGACCCTGCCCATGATCGCCGGCAACCTGATCGGCTCCGTGGTTTCAGGGCAGATGATCAGCCGCACCGGCAAGTGGAAGCGCTACCTGGTCGCCGGGTCCGTGCTGCTGATCGGCGGGCTGGGCCTTGCAGGCACCATGGACCACACCACGGAACTGTGGCAGTCCGGCGTCTTCACGGCGATCCTGGGCCTTGGGCTCGGCATGCTCATGCAGAACCTCGTCCTGGCCGTACAGAACACTGTCAGCGCCAGCGACATCGGCACGGCCAGTGCTTCTGTGGCGTTCTTCCGCTCCGTGGGCGGCGCGATCGGCGTGTCCGTGCTGGGGGCAATCATGAGCAACCGGGTCAAGGAACTGGCCACCCAGGGCCTTGCCGACGCCGGGATCAAGGCAGGCTCCGGCTCGTCCGGCGCCAGCCTCGACCTGGCCGACATGCCTGCCCCGATCCGGGACATCATGCGGGCGGCCTACGGCGACGCCACCGCCGAGATCTTCCTGATCGCCGGCGCCATCGCTGTGGTTGCGCTCATCGCCGTGCTCCTGATCAAGGAACAGCCGCTGCGCCGGACCGTTGACATCCGTCCGGAGGCTGCTGACGCGGAACCGGCTTCTGACCAAGAGTCAGGGCTGGGTTCCGGCTTGCCTGCCGCTGAGTATTCCGACGACGACCTCGAGCGGGAGTTCGCCGAAGTGCTGAGCCGGCAGCGGGTCGACGACGCCAAGGCGCCAAGCTACCAGCCCGGCCGGCAGCCGGCGGCGGAACCCGTCCTGCCGATGAACGAACCGCCGGTGCGGGCCCGGACCATGCTGGCCGAGATGCACAACAAGCCTGCCGACCTGGTGCCGCTCATCCAAGAAACGCAGGGCCTCCTCGCGGAGCAGCAGCTTCAGCTGGCCGCGGCCCTGAACGCCGTGGCCCGGCAGGCCGAGCAGCAGCGAGCCATTGCACAGGAGCAGGCACGGGTCGGCGCCGAACTGAAGGCACTGAGCCGGCGGCTCGCCAAGGAGCGGAAGCTCCAGAGCGCCGCCGCGCACTACATCGCCTCGCACGGCAAGCACCGCGGCGAATAG
- a CDS encoding ABC transporter ATP-binding protein: protein MLVTLIRRYSKPYLPYILAVIAFQLASTIAALYLPSLNAQIIDEGVSRGDTDFIWRIGAVMLLVAFLQVGTAIVGVYFGSKTAMAMGRDLRRGVFRKVTSFSAKDVNAFGAPTLITRGTNDVQQVQMLVLMGLNFMVSTPIMCVGGIIMALREDINLSWLVWVSVPILIVVVGYIVVRLMPLFRSMQTKIDRINEVLREQIIGIRVVRAFVREPYETERFGQANKELTDVSLKIGALFVLMFPAIGMILHLSTAAVLWFGGQRVDAGDMQVGSLTAFLQYLLQILMAVMMGTFMAMMIPRASVCADRIGEVLDVEPSIHDPQQPVAPRQLEGVVEYRNVTFAYPGAEAPVLSNISFTARPGETVAIIGSTGAGKTSLLSLLPRLYDVADGEVLLDGVPVSQLDRAEITKRVALVPQRPYLFSGTIEHNLRFGKPEATDDELWDALHVAQGDGFVKEKKSGLASRIAQGGTNVSGGQRQRLCIARALVTKPKVYLFDDSFSALDVATDARLRAALKRTTTDATVIIVAQRISTITEADQILVLDNGRIVDRGTHEELLETSPTYQEIVESQLSVEEVA from the coding sequence ATGCTCGTCACCCTCATACGGCGTTACTCCAAACCGTATTTGCCGTACATCCTGGCTGTCATCGCATTCCAGCTGGCATCCACCATTGCGGCGCTCTACCTGCCCAGCCTGAACGCCCAGATCATTGACGAGGGCGTCTCCCGCGGCGACACCGACTTCATCTGGCGCATTGGGGCCGTCATGCTCCTCGTGGCTTTCCTCCAGGTGGGCACCGCCATTGTTGGCGTCTACTTCGGGTCGAAGACCGCCATGGCGATGGGCCGCGATCTTCGCCGAGGGGTTTTCCGCAAGGTGACCAGCTTCTCGGCCAAGGACGTGAATGCGTTTGGCGCGCCCACCCTGATCACCCGCGGCACAAATGATGTCCAGCAGGTCCAGATGCTGGTGCTGATGGGCCTGAACTTCATGGTGTCCACGCCGATCATGTGTGTCGGCGGCATCATCATGGCTTTGCGCGAGGACATCAACCTGTCTTGGCTGGTCTGGGTCTCGGTCCCCATTCTCATTGTGGTGGTGGGCTACATCGTGGTGCGCCTCATGCCACTGTTCCGTTCCATGCAGACGAAGATCGACCGCATCAACGAGGTCCTGCGCGAACAGATCATCGGCATCCGCGTGGTCCGTGCCTTCGTCCGGGAACCCTATGAGACGGAGCGCTTCGGTCAGGCCAACAAGGAACTGACGGACGTGTCGCTCAAGATCGGTGCACTGTTCGTCCTGATGTTCCCTGCCATCGGCATGATCCTGCACCTGTCCACCGCCGCCGTGCTCTGGTTCGGCGGCCAGCGGGTGGATGCCGGCGACATGCAGGTCGGCTCCCTGACTGCGTTCCTGCAGTACCTGCTCCAGATCCTCATGGCGGTCATGATGGGCACCTTCATGGCCATGATGATTCCGCGCGCGTCTGTCTGCGCAGACCGCATCGGCGAGGTGCTCGACGTCGAACCGTCAATCCACGACCCCCAGCAGCCTGTCGCGCCCCGACAGTTGGAGGGCGTGGTGGAGTACCGCAACGTCACGTTCGCCTACCCTGGAGCCGAAGCCCCGGTCCTGAGCAACATCAGCTTCACCGCCCGGCCCGGGGAGACGGTGGCCATCATCGGCTCCACCGGGGCCGGCAAGACCTCCCTGCTGTCACTGCTGCCGCGCCTCTACGACGTGGCCGACGGCGAAGTGCTCCTCGACGGCGTCCCGGTCAGCCAGTTGGACCGGGCGGAGATCACCAAGCGGGTGGCCCTCGTTCCGCAGCGGCCCTACCTGTTCTCCGGAACCATCGAACACAACCTTCGCTTCGGCAAGCCGGAGGCAACCGACGACGAACTCTGGGATGCTCTGCATGTGGCCCAGGGCGACGGTTTCGTGAAGGAAAAGAAGAGCGGGCTTGCGTCGCGCATCGCCCAGGGTGGCACCAACGTGTCCGGCGGCCAGCGCCAGCGCCTGTGCATCGCGCGCGCCCTGGTCACCAAACCCAAGGTGTACCTCTTCGACGACTCGTTCTCAGCACTGGACGTCGCCACCGACGCCCGGCTGCGTGCCGCCCTCAAGCGCACCACCACGGACGCCACGGTCATCATCGTCGCGCAGCGCATCTCCACCATCACGGAAGCGGACCAGATCCTGGTGCTGGACAACGGCAGGATCGTGGACCGTGGTACGCACGAGGAACTCCTCGAAACGTCGCCCACCTACCAGGAAATTGTTGAGTCCCAGCTGAGCGTGGAGGAAGTGGCATGA
- a CDS encoding ABC transporter ATP-binding protein: protein MDGAKLQSQAATEAPVLEDDDFVEEEYKPGEADGGMFGAMPAKKAQYFWPSAKRLMGLLKPEAAGIYVVVGMVIVSVILNVIAPKVLGQAMDVIFAGVVGKQLPAGVSKDQFVEGLRAQGQDNFADMVSRMELVPGTGIDFQKLTVLISAVLLMYFVANIFLWLQGYVLNRIVMKVIRQLRDDTEKKLNRLPLNYFDTRQRGDVLSRVTNDVDNVQQALQQAFAQLISSVLTVVGIVIMMFIVSWQLALIALIALPLSGAAAGVIGARSQKLFAAQWKNTGELNGQIEESFSGHDLVRVFGRDADMLERFEERNQALYKASFGAQFVSGIIFPVMQFVSYLSYVGIAVVGGLRVASGSMSLGDATAFIQYSREFTQPLGQMAGMANMLQSGVASAERVFEFLDADEQDAETATRHLPAKTDGHVEFQDVTFSYTPDKPLIENLSFTAEPGHTVAIVGPTGAGKTTLVNLVMRFYELNGGSITLDGVDVTQLSRAELRSKVGMVLQDAWLFGGSIYDNIRYGKLDATEDQVMAAAKATFVDRFVRALPEGYDTVIDEEGNNVSAGEKQLITIARAFVANPSLLILDEATSSVDTRTELLVQKAMAALRTDRTSFVIAHRLSTIRDADTILVMENGKIVEQGNHQTLLAAEGAYYRLYMSQFAGGDAEETPVDDSTAVYS from the coding sequence ATGGATGGAGCGAAGCTTCAGAGCCAGGCTGCCACGGAAGCTCCGGTCCTCGAAGACGACGACTTCGTCGAGGAGGAGTACAAGCCGGGCGAGGCCGACGGCGGCATGTTCGGTGCGATGCCGGCCAAGAAGGCGCAGTATTTCTGGCCGTCCGCCAAGCGCCTCATGGGCCTGCTGAAGCCGGAAGCCGCCGGCATCTACGTCGTGGTGGGCATGGTGATCGTTTCGGTGATCCTCAATGTCATTGCTCCCAAGGTGCTGGGCCAGGCCATGGACGTGATCTTTGCCGGTGTGGTGGGCAAACAGCTGCCCGCCGGCGTCAGCAAGGACCAGTTCGTCGAGGGACTGCGGGCACAGGGCCAGGACAACTTCGCGGACATGGTCTCCCGGATGGAGCTCGTGCCCGGAACCGGCATCGACTTCCAGAAGCTGACCGTCCTGATTTCGGCCGTGCTGCTGATGTACTTCGTGGCCAACATCTTCCTGTGGCTCCAGGGCTACGTCCTCAACAGGATCGTCATGAAGGTGATCCGGCAGCTCCGCGACGACACGGAAAAAAAGCTCAACCGGCTGCCGCTGAACTACTTCGACACCCGCCAGCGCGGTGACGTGCTCTCCCGGGTAACGAACGACGTCGACAACGTGCAGCAGGCGCTGCAGCAGGCATTCGCCCAGCTCATTAGCTCAGTGCTGACGGTGGTCGGCATCGTCATCATGATGTTCATCGTCTCTTGGCAGCTTGCCCTAATCGCCCTGATTGCACTGCCGCTGTCCGGCGCAGCGGCCGGCGTGATCGGCGCGCGCAGCCAGAAGCTGTTCGCAGCGCAGTGGAAGAACACCGGTGAGCTGAACGGTCAGATTGAGGAGTCCTTCTCCGGGCATGACCTGGTGCGCGTCTTTGGCCGCGACGCCGACATGCTGGAACGCTTCGAGGAGCGCAACCAGGCCCTGTACAAGGCCAGCTTCGGCGCGCAGTTCGTGTCCGGCATCATCTTCCCCGTGATGCAGTTCGTCTCCTACCTCAGCTACGTCGGCATCGCCGTCGTGGGCGGCCTGCGGGTCGCCTCGGGCAGCATGAGCCTTGGCGACGCCACGGCCTTCATCCAGTACTCGCGCGAGTTCACGCAGCCGCTGGGGCAGATGGCAGGCATGGCCAACATGCTGCAGTCCGGTGTGGCATCCGCCGAGCGCGTGTTCGAGTTCCTGGACGCGGATGAGCAGGACGCCGAGACCGCCACGCGGCACCTGCCGGCCAAGACAGATGGCCACGTGGAGTTCCAAGACGTCACGTTCAGCTACACGCCGGACAAGCCGCTGATCGAAAACCTGTCCTTCACGGCGGAGCCGGGGCACACCGTGGCCATCGTCGGACCCACCGGTGCTGGCAAGACCACCCTCGTTAACCTGGTCATGCGCTTCTATGAGCTCAACGGCGGTTCCATCACGCTCGACGGCGTGGACGTCACCCAGCTGAGCCGGGCCGAGCTGCGCTCCAAGGTGGGCATGGTGCTGCAGGACGCCTGGCTGTTCGGCGGCTCCATCTACGACAACATCCGGTACGGCAAGCTGGACGCCACCGAGGACCAGGTCATGGCAGCGGCCAAGGCCACATTCGTGGACCGCTTCGTCCGGGCGCTGCCCGAGGGATACGACACCGTCATCGACGAGGAGGGCAACAACGTCAGCGCAGGTGAAAAGCAGCTCATCACCATCGCCCGCGCCTTCGTGGCCAACCCGTCGCTGCTCATCCTGGACGAGGCCACCAGCTCCGTGGACACCCGCACCGAACTCCTGGTGCAGAAGGCCATGGCAGCCCTGCGCACGGACCGGACCAGCTTCGTCATCGCGCACCGCCTTTCAACGATCCGCGACGCCGACACCATCCTGGTCATGGAGAACGGCAAGATCGTGGAACAGGGCAACCACCAGACCCTCCTCGCCGCCGAGGGCGCCTACTACCGGCTGTACATGTCGCAGTTCGCCGGCGGGGACGCCGAGGAGACTCCCGTGGACGATTCGACGGCGGTGTACAGCTGA
- a CDS encoding acyl-CoA thioesterase: MRWGDMDAYGHINNVQIVRMLEEARIAAFGPPAGAGLPGINPHVSLFNEVPKGTMALVVDHRIRYVKTLEYRNVPAAVQVWVGAVKGASFDIHYLVQDPVTGDDCVKASSHLAFVDEATGRVLRLTPEQKQLLEPFIERKEH, from the coding sequence ATGCGCTGGGGGGACATGGACGCCTACGGGCACATCAACAACGTGCAGATCGTCCGCATGCTGGAGGAGGCGCGCATCGCCGCCTTCGGCCCGCCCGCCGGTGCCGGGCTGCCCGGGATAAATCCCCACGTGTCGCTGTTCAACGAAGTTCCCAAGGGGACCATGGCGCTCGTGGTGGACCACCGGATCCGGTACGTGAAGACCCTCGAGTACCGCAACGTTCCGGCGGCGGTCCAGGTATGGGTCGGGGCCGTCAAGGGCGCGAGTTTCGACATTCACTACCTTGTGCAGGACCCGGTAACTGGCGACGATTGTGTGAAGGCCTCAAGCCACTTGGCCTTTGTCGATGAAGCCACCGGAAGGGTACTGCGGCTGACTCCGGAGCAGAAGCAGCTGCTGGAGCCCTTCATTGAGCGCAAGGAGCATTGA
- a CDS encoding McrB family protein → MTPAPKPAMHRALGISKEIEDAAWFVLGAGLQGRPSALDGRTQTWTAEAAAELLERLERGVADAKAPMMTNLRHNLADASPSAKQLAVELLFLQSLPLAHEVKSLKVKRARVAEAASWLEPPLELPEELYQGMTDHGVIRDRTAEFNWTIWDHLKWLCRFVHYVDRQSTAVINKALKDPLAFHLLAAGTPEDQPAIRRSIEYLAWPSYFEPVVADIERQEIRDAFASLVGGAKGDSEEEITADIHRIRLHLDEQAGQRIDWYARQLVSQWRKVGDPGRRAWLLRTHHDNAELLAAWQAEEKVTLDVEHLRLLDAGVTAGLVQHAVDEDYKHLGYVEREDTKTAVFAFLTVMKPGDFALYQNAGAVRIGVVLGEPDHNGDNRRMRRKVRWFDEAHAVTDLPRHIQRQLATPGIVVDVTRVVQALQALLPAEAETEPDADESPATVALPVLGGFRPLTQAFADSLHMELEPLQEIADLLEENRQLVLYGPPGTGKTYLAKHLAAELAQDSTDERVKLVQFHPSYAYEDFFEGYRPDKTDEGQVSFKLVAGPLRRLAEEAAKPGNESKPYFLIIDEMNRANLAKVFGELYFLLEYRDDRIYLQYSPNEPFTLPDNLYIIGTMNTADRSIAMMDAAIRRRFAFIELHPQTEPVKGSLLRFLEARQLDTTPALLLDALNQAIDEWDRDLMIGPSYFMKKAAQTPAGLRRIWKYELMPLLEEHYHGQLNRAQLEERFGLDQLLGRLAVR, encoded by the coding sequence ATGACCCCCGCCCCAAAGCCTGCCATGCACCGCGCCCTCGGAATCTCCAAAGAGATCGAAGACGCCGCGTGGTTCGTGCTCGGCGCCGGGCTGCAGGGCAGGCCGTCGGCGCTGGACGGCCGCACGCAGACGTGGACGGCGGAGGCCGCCGCGGAACTGCTGGAACGGCTTGAGCGGGGAGTCGCGGACGCCAAGGCGCCCATGATGACCAACCTGCGGCACAACCTGGCGGACGCCTCCCCTTCAGCGAAGCAGCTGGCCGTGGAGCTCCTCTTCCTGCAGTCCCTGCCGCTGGCGCACGAGGTCAAGTCGCTCAAGGTCAAGCGGGCGCGGGTCGCCGAGGCGGCGTCCTGGCTCGAGCCGCCGCTGGAGCTCCCGGAGGAGCTCTACCAGGGCATGACCGACCACGGCGTCATCCGCGACCGGACTGCCGAGTTCAACTGGACCATCTGGGACCACCTGAAATGGCTCTGCCGGTTCGTGCATTACGTCGACCGGCAGTCCACCGCCGTCATCAATAAGGCGCTGAAGGATCCGCTGGCGTTCCACCTGCTGGCGGCCGGCACTCCCGAGGACCAGCCGGCCATCCGGCGCAGCATCGAATACCTCGCCTGGCCCAGCTACTTTGAGCCGGTGGTGGCCGACATCGAACGCCAGGAGATCAGGGACGCCTTCGCCTCCCTCGTCGGCGGGGCCAAGGGGGACAGCGAGGAGGAAATCACCGCCGACATCCACCGCATCCGACTGCACCTGGACGAGCAGGCCGGCCAGCGCATCGACTGGTACGCCCGGCAGCTGGTGAGCCAGTGGCGGAAGGTCGGGGATCCGGGCCGCCGCGCCTGGCTGCTGCGCACCCACCACGACAACGCCGAGCTCCTGGCTGCCTGGCAGGCAGAGGAGAAGGTGACGCTCGACGTCGAACACCTCCGCCTGCTCGACGCCGGCGTTACCGCCGGGCTGGTCCAGCACGCCGTGGACGAGGACTACAAGCACCTCGGCTACGTGGAGCGGGAGGACACCAAAACCGCCGTCTTCGCCTTCCTGACCGTGATGAAGCCCGGCGACTTCGCCCTTTACCAGAACGCCGGAGCCGTCCGGATCGGCGTCGTGCTCGGGGAGCCGGACCACAACGGGGACAACCGGCGGATGCGCCGCAAGGTGCGCTGGTTCGACGAAGCCCACGCCGTGACCGACCTGCCGCGGCACATCCAGCGCCAGCTGGCCACGCCGGGCATCGTCGTCGACGTCACCCGGGTGGTGCAGGCACTGCAGGCGCTGCTGCCCGCCGAGGCGGAAACTGAGCCCGACGCCGATGAGTCACCGGCCACCGTAGCCCTCCCCGTGCTCGGCGGCTTCCGTCCGCTAACGCAGGCCTTCGCGGACTCCCTCCACATGGAGTTGGAACCGCTGCAGGAGATCGCCGATCTGCTGGAGGAGAACCGGCAGCTGGTGCTGTACGGCCCGCCGGGAACCGGCAAAACCTACCTCGCCAAGCACCTCGCCGCCGAACTGGCGCAGGACAGCACCGACGAGCGGGTGAAGCTCGTCCAGTTCCACCCGTCCTACGCCTACGAGGACTTCTTCGAGGGGTATCGGCCGGACAAGACTGACGAGGGTCAGGTTTCGTTCAAGCTTGTGGCCGGGCCGCTGCGCCGGCTCGCGGAGGAGGCGGCGAAACCGGGCAACGAGTCCAAGCCCTACTTCCTGATCATCGACGAGATGAACCGCGCCAACCTGGCCAAGGTGTTCGGCGAGCTGTACTTCCTGCTGGAATACCGGGATGACCGGATCTACCTGCAATACAGCCCCAACGAGCCGTTCACGCTCCCGGACAACCTTTACATCATCGGCACCATGAACACCGCGGACCGCTCCATCGCGATGATGGATGCGGCGATCCGCCGCCGCTTCGCGTTCATCGAACTGCACCCGCAGACCGAGCCGGTGAAGGGGTCCCTCCTGAGGTTCCTGGAGGCCAGGCAGCTGGACACCACGCCGGCGCTCCTGCTCGACGCGCTCAACCAGGCCATCGACGAGTGGGACCGGGACCTCATGATCGGGCCGTCCTACTTCATGAAGAAGGCCGCGCAGACCCCAGCCGGTCTTCGCCGGATCTGGAAGTACGAGCTCATGCCGTTGCTGGAGGAGCACTACCACGGGCAGCTGAACCGGGCCCAACTGGAAGAGCGCTTCGGGCTGGACCAGCTGCTGGGGCGCCTTGCGGTTCGCTAG
- a CDS encoding 5-methylcytosine restriction system specificity protein McrC: MVLDELSGGTVEKLDAESAAFLNSSGLAKATPMGMGLFRIEPVGMVGSVRTPRVQLDVRPKDRLGLSRLLFLLSYAGDQGFRDDTVAADEDAELWSALAASLVQLAERALQRGVLQGYVTVDESLRTVKGRIRISDQISRRPGMLVPLEVSYDEFTEDIPENRILRAALERMSRVPGVRPDVLGRVRQLKGKLDGVTRLHAGAPLPPWRASRMNLRYHSALRLSEVILRNASAEAGEGKQQTASFVVDMGKVFEDFVGAALRRAMAAFPGEMRLQYNALLNEAVRDSDRLTVCPDAVHLLGGRPVVVYDAQYRAGTDQGASLSADHFQMLAYCTALRVPTAWLVYAGAGEVKLRRILNTDIDIVEFPLDLSLPPSEILAAVADLAEQSWGEVVRQASLGR, translated from the coding sequence ATCGTTCTGGACGAACTCTCCGGCGGCACCGTGGAGAAGCTCGACGCCGAAAGCGCCGCCTTCCTGAACTCCAGCGGCCTGGCCAAGGCAACGCCGATGGGCATGGGACTGTTCCGGATCGAGCCCGTCGGCATGGTGGGGTCCGTGCGCACTCCGCGGGTGCAGCTCGATGTGCGGCCCAAGGACCGGCTCGGGCTCAGCCGGCTGCTCTTTCTGCTGAGCTACGCCGGGGACCAGGGCTTCCGCGACGACACCGTGGCGGCGGACGAGGATGCCGAGCTGTGGAGCGCCCTGGCTGCGTCGCTGGTGCAGCTCGCCGAACGTGCCCTGCAGCGGGGCGTCCTGCAGGGGTACGTTACCGTCGACGAGTCGCTCCGCACAGTCAAGGGCCGCATCCGCATCTCGGACCAGATATCCCGCCGACCCGGGATGCTCGTGCCGCTGGAAGTGTCCTACGACGAGTTCACCGAGGACATCCCAGAGAACCGCATCCTGCGTGCCGCTCTCGAGCGCATGTCGCGCGTCCCGGGCGTTCGCCCGGATGTGCTGGGCCGTGTGCGGCAGCTGAAGGGAAAGCTCGACGGCGTCACCCGCCTCCACGCGGGCGCTCCGCTTCCGCCGTGGCGGGCCAGCCGGATGAACCTCCGTTATCACTCGGCGCTGAGGCTCTCCGAGGTGATCCTGCGCAATGCTTCCGCGGAGGCGGGGGAGGGCAAGCAGCAGACGGCGTCCTTCGTCGTCGACATGGGCAAGGTATTCGAGGATTTCGTCGGCGCGGCGCTGCGCCGGGCCATGGCGGCCTTTCCCGGCGAGATGAGGCTGCAGTACAACGCGCTGCTGAACGAGGCGGTCCGGGACTCTGACCGGCTGACCGTGTGCCCGGACGCCGTGCACCTGCTGGGCGGCCGGCCGGTGGTGGTGTACGACGCCCAGTACCGCGCGGGCACCGACCAGGGCGCATCCCTGTCGGCGGACCATTTCCAGATGCTGGCCTACTGCACGGCCTTGCGCGTGCCCACGGCCTGGCTGGTCTACGCGGGGGCGGGTGAGGTGAAGCTGCGGCGGATCCTCAACACCGACATCGACATCGTCGAGTTTCCGCTGGATCTTTCGCTGCCGCCGTCGGAGATCCTGGCAGCGGTCGCCGACCTTGCCGAGCAGTCCTGGGGAGAAGTGGTGCGCCAGGCGAGCCTCGGCCGTTAG
- a CDS encoding TetR/AcrR family transcriptional regulator, translating to MHERIVNAAYDLFARRGVRDVGINELISSSGVAKATFYRHFASKDELVLAFLEKRDQVWTVNAIVGEARRRADTPEQQLLAIFDVFSDWFHRTDFEACSFINVLLEMGASHPLGRASINYLAKIRSHVKQLADEAGLQRTDDFSRSWHILMKGSIISAAEGDLNAARRARRLAGWLIEDHRA from the coding sequence ATGCATGAACGAATCGTCAACGCGGCCTATGACCTCTTTGCCCGCCGTGGCGTCCGGGACGTCGGCATCAATGAACTAATCAGCAGCTCCGGCGTCGCAAAGGCCACCTTCTACCGCCACTTCGCTTCCAAGGACGAGCTCGTACTGGCGTTCCTCGAGAAACGCGACCAGGTGTGGACCGTCAACGCCATTGTGGGGGAGGCCCGGCGCAGGGCGGACACCCCCGAACAACAGCTGCTTGCCATTTTCGATGTCTTCTCCGACTGGTTCCACCGCACCGACTTTGAAGCCTGTTCCTTCATCAACGTTCTGCTGGAGATGGGCGCCTCGCATCCGCTAGGACGCGCCAGCATCAACTACCTCGCCAAGATCCGCAGTCACGTGAAGCAGCTCGCGGACGAGGCCGGGCTGCAGCGGACCGATGACTTCTCCCGGTCCTGGCACATCCTCATGAAGGGCTCGATCATCTCCGCGGCGGAGGGCGACCTTAACGCCGCCCGGCGCGCCCGCCGGCTGGCCGGCTGGCTAATCGAGGACCACCGGGCGTAA